One genomic region from Panthera tigris isolate Pti1 chromosome D1, P.tigris_Pti1_mat1.1, whole genome shotgun sequence encodes:
- the TMEM225 gene encoding transmembrane protein 225 isoform X2 → MGNISPRGIQATNMVFSSWALVFLAIGIIMEEWVELTLETKKNTHSFCFPTDGLEVVRTMMILVLILSFIHNLFLGLESTYLIPQTKHTLFIAVFLSFFTGLLLLCALLMYHQKLSQGKTVYYSSYKITWIIFTAYLNVSLFVASGVLSLLQYKQSIKSFACLTILRTSSREIKDRQESESSIKVISLPEQPTMLRSIVHTKEDFPNRAHIQTRRVTWAV, encoded by the exons ATGGGGAACATATCACCCAGAGGTATCCAGGCCACCAACATGGTCTTCTCTTCCTGGGCCTTAGTCTTCTTGGCCATAGGAATCATCATGGAAGAATGGGTTGAACTGAcattggaaacaaagaaaaataca CATAGCTTCTGCTTTCCAACAGATGGCCTGGAAGTGGTCAGGACCATGATGATTTTGGTTCTCATCCTTTCCTTCATCCATAACTTGTTCCTGGGTTTGGAATCCACCTACCTGATTCCTCAAACTAAACATACCCTCTTCATCGCtgtcttcctcagtttcttcacag GTCTCCTTCTGCTCTGTGCACTCCTAATGTATCACCAAAAGCTAAGTCAAGGTAAAACCGTGTACTACTCCAGTTACAAGATCACCTGGATCATTTTCACTGCCTACTTAAATGTCTCCCTCTTTGTGGCCTCTG GAGTCCTCTCTCTCCTACAGTACAAACAATCCATCAAGAGCTTTGCCTGCCTGACCATCCTCCGTACATCCAGCAGAGAAATTAAGGACAGACAGGAGTCTGAGAGTTCTATCAAAGTTATTTCCTTACCAGAACAGCCCACAATGCTTCGTAGTATTGTTCACACAAAGGAAGATTTTCCAAACAGAGCACACATCCAAACACGTCGTGTAACCTGGGCTGTATGA
- the TMEM225 gene encoding transmembrane protein 225 isoform X1 produces MGNISPRGIQATNMVFSSWALVFLAIGIIMEEWVELTLETKKNTVSHSPWICCTTLWPEDGLEVVRTMMILVLILSFIHNLFLGLESTYLIPQTKHTLFIAVFLSFFTGLLLLCALLMYHQKLSQGKTVYYSSYKITWIIFTAYLNVSLFVASGVLSLLQYKQSIKSFACLTILRTSSREIKDRQESESSIKVISLPEQPTMLRSIVHTKEDFPNRAHIQTRRVTWAV; encoded by the exons ATGGGGAACATATCACCCAGAGGTATCCAGGCCACCAACATGGTCTTCTCTTCCTGGGCCTTAGTCTTCTTGGCCATAGGAATCATCATGGAAGAATGGGTTGAACTGAcattggaaacaaagaaaaatacagtaagcCACAGTCCCTGGATATGTTGCACTACTCTTTGGCCAGAAG ATGGCCTGGAAGTGGTCAGGACCATGATGATTTTGGTTCTCATCCTTTCCTTCATCCATAACTTGTTCCTGGGTTTGGAATCCACCTACCTGATTCCTCAAACTAAACATACCCTCTTCATCGCtgtcttcctcagtttcttcacag GTCTCCTTCTGCTCTGTGCACTCCTAATGTATCACCAAAAGCTAAGTCAAGGTAAAACCGTGTACTACTCCAGTTACAAGATCACCTGGATCATTTTCACTGCCTACTTAAATGTCTCCCTCTTTGTGGCCTCTG GAGTCCTCTCTCTCCTACAGTACAAACAATCCATCAAGAGCTTTGCCTGCCTGACCATCCTCCGTACATCCAGCAGAGAAATTAAGGACAGACAGGAGTCTGAGAGTTCTATCAAAGTTATTTCCTTACCAGAACAGCCCACAATGCTTCGTAGTATTGTTCACACAAAGGAAGATTTTCCAAACAGAGCACACATCCAAACACGTCGTGTAACCTGGGCTGTATGA